One Peromyscus leucopus breed LL Stock chromosome 20, UCI_PerLeu_2.1, whole genome shotgun sequence genomic region harbors:
- the LOC114694157 gene encoding uncharacterized protein LOC114694157 isoform X1, which produces MGNPASRLGCLGARRSRSHTDPRTHTSSRARGDLSPAAAPQGPLPPGIPWAWWGSRAVQVTEVTETVVTETVVTEAVERGPCRQRRQPAQATLAPLDTLCSWLDGMEELQASQGPLAADAALAASQLREQELLLRLLRERAPRMEPRLQEAGSPAELCAQWHRLVQQAETRWRLLGQLVPAAQRFETACKALLGKLGRSERLLAGLQLGPECPEESLQRFQEVCEGLVVCTEDLERVLETGQRLAELLTSDQAQLVRQQLDQFQERVRLTESQVACAQQKLLYAQRTVSSKSSPPAVLEAQLELEGSASAHPGLKDQKQLSVQLAQLAERLEQLAQWAEASSHAAAPMGTIWDQSPSSAVIQADTKPLEGHWLETQEQDTGLKAIWEPAVQILCGLAEQAAIEELRPEGDWNPALQDFLWGQQTLVVSWPRRSGDAGYGSTCHLGLLMDLLGCRAAMSSPSCERIHPLGGMLLLVGHLVEKLVSCSRRLSQAEPLGAKAVQAQSWVLEELPGALSLKCCWTQAPREVLTLSSLDQGPPGDLGSRAKACLLGKISEEQSWRPWWADVIMENWSHRKPEPSKRNQEKRDQWELMEQGHQEQDLVDSFPAAGQRDRDGQGWPGYTWGKGGPDHQRPAVLEPGLPNGQKQPHSVVRARNTEGTRTPVAGGRPQVQGALAARGTLMVRVGGGWAALDEFLVKNDPVRAKGRTSQKIHERFLCWTPSVPAPEVITLRLWTSIRMGSSRPLSRKTGLPIGREHRDPSSYKVKPSEQPTEENRRRLQDPADRDKKQRQNSFRD; this is translated from the exons ATGGGAAACCCCGCTTCGAGGCTTGGCTGCCTGGGGGCGAGGAGGAGCCGCTCACACACCGACCCGAGGACCCACACCAGCTCCAGGGCCCGAGGCGATCTCTCTCCAGCCGCAGCTCCTCAGGGCCCACTTCCACCAGGGATCCCCTGGGCCTGGTGGGGCTCCCGTGCTGTCCAGGTGACAGAGGTCACAGAGACAGTGGTGACAGAGACAGTGGTGACGGAGGCCGTGGAGAGGGGGCCCTGCAGGCAAAGACGGCAGCCGGCCCAG GCAACCCTAGCACCCCTGGACACGCTGTGCAGCTGGCTGGATGGCATGGAGGAACTGCAGGCCTCCCAGGGGCCCCTGGCTGCAGATGCCGCTTTGGCTGCTTCCCAGCTGCGGGAACAGGAG CTGCTCCTACGCCTGCTGAGGGAACGTGCACCGCGCATGGAGCCAAGATTACAAGAGGCCGGGAGCCCGGCAGAGCTGTGCGCGCAGTGGCACCGCCTGGTACAACAGGCAGAAACCAG GTGGAGACTCCTGGGGCAGCTCGTCCCAGCAGCACAGCGTTTTGAAACAGCCTGCAAGGCTCTGCTGGGGAAGCTGGGCCGGAGTGAACGGCTACTGGCTGGGCTGCAGCTAGGGCCCGAGTGCCCTGAGGAATCTTTGCAGCGCTTCCAG GAGGTGTGCGAAGGACTTGTGGTCTGTACCGAGGATCTGGAAAGGGTTTTGGAGACTGgacagaggctggcagagctCCTCACAA GTGACCAAGCTCAGCTGGTGCGACAGCAGCTGGATCAGTTCCAGGAGCGTGTGAGGTTGACCGAGTCACAAGTCGCCTGTGCCCAACAGAAGCTGTTGTATGCTCAAAGGACAGTGTCCTCCAAGTCCTCACCACCAGCCGTCTTGGAGGCCCAGCTTGAACTGGAGGGGTCTGCCTCGGCACATCCGGGCCTCAAGGATCAGAAGCAG CTGAGTGTCCAGCTGGCCCAGCTAGCGGAGCGGCTTGAACAGCTGGCACAGTGGGCAGAAGCTTCTAGTCACGCAGCAGCACCCATGGGGACCATCTGGGATCAGAGCCCCTCCTCAG CTGTGATTCAGGCAGACACGAAGCCCCTGGAGGGGCACTGGTTAGAGACTCAAGAGCAAGACACTGGGCTGAAGGCCATATGGGAGCCAGCTGTGCAGATTTTGTGTGGCCTCGCGGAGCAGGCAGCCATTGAGGAGCTGAGGCCGGAGGGTGACTGGAACCCAGCCTTGCAG GACTTCCTCTGGGGACAGCAAACCCTGGTGGTGTCATGGCCACGGAGAAGCGGAGACGCTGGCTATGGGAGCACCTGCCACTTGGGCCTGCTGATGGACCTGCTGGGCTGCCGGGCGGCCATGTCCAGCCCCTCCTGTGAGAG GATACATCCCCTGGGAGGGATGCTGCTGCTTGTGGGCCACCTTGTCGAGAAGCTGGTCTCGTGCTCCCGTAGGCTGAGCCAGGCTGAACCCTTGGGGGCCAAG GCGGTACAAGCCCAGAGCTGGGTGCTAGAGGAGCTGCCTGGGGCCCTGAGCCTGAAATGCTGCTGGACTCAAGCCCCAAGGGAGGTACTGACTCTGAGCAGTCTTGACCAGGGGCCGCCTGGGGATCTGGGGAGTAGAGCTAAGGCTTGCCTCCTGGGGAAGATTTCAGAAGAACAGAGCTGGAGGCCTTGGTGGGCAGATGTCATCATGGAGAACTGGAGTCATAGGAAGCCAGAGCCTAGCAAGAGGAACCAGGAGAAAAGGGACCAGTGGGAACTGATGGAACAGGGCCACCAGGAACAG GACCTTGTGGACAGTTTCCCGGCAGCTGGGCAGCGGGACAGGGATGGGCAAGGCTGGCCTGGCTATACCTGGGGGAAAGGTGGGCCTGACCACCAGCGCCCCGCCGTGTTGGAGCCAGGGCTCCCCAATGGCCAGAAGCAGCCACACAGCGTGGTCAGAGCCAGGAACACGGAAGGCACACGTACACCAGTGGCCGGAGGCAGGCCCCAGGTCCAAGGAGCCTTG GCGGCAAGAGGAACTCTGATGGTTCGTGTTGGAGGTGGCTGGGCAGCTCTGGATGAATTTTTGGTCAAAAATGACCCAGTCAGAG CCAAGGGGAGGACCAGCCAGAAGATCCACGAAAGATTCCTGTGCTGGACTCCTAGTGTGCCGGCCCCTGAAGTCATTACCCTGAGGCTCTGGACCTCCATCCGAATGGGCTCCAGCAGACCCCTGTCTCGGAAG ACAGGGCTGCCGATtggcagagaacacagagaccCCAGCTCCTACAAGGTCAAACCCTCGGAGCAGCCCACTGAGGAGAACCGGCGAAGACTCCAAGATCCCGCAGACAGGGACAAGAAACAGCGGCAGAACTCGTTCAGGGACTGA
- the LOC114694157 gene encoding uncharacterized protein LOC114694157 isoform X2 yields MGNPASRLGCLGARRSRSHTDPRTHTSSRARGDLSPAAAPQGPLPPGIPWAWWGSRAVQVTEVTETVVTETVVTEAVERGPCRQRRQPAQATLAPLDTLCSWLDGMEELQASQGPLAADAALAASQLREQELLLRLLRERAPRMEPRLQEAGSPAELCAQWHRLVQQAETRWRLLGQLVPAAQRFETACKALLGKLGRSERLLAGLQLGPECPEESLQRFQEVCEGLVVCTEDLERVLETGQRLAELLTSDQAQLVRQQLDQFQERVRLTESQVACAQQKLLYAQRTVSSKSSPPAVLEAQLELEGSASAHPGLKDQKQLSVQLAQLAERLEQLAQWAEASSHAAAPMGTIWDQSPSSAVIQADTKPLEGHWLETQEQDTGLKAIWEPAVQILCGLAEQAAIEELRPEGDWNPALQQTLVVSWPRRSGDAGYGSTCHLGLLMDLLGCRAAMSSPSCERIHPLGGMLLLVGHLVEKLVSCSRRLSQAEPLGAKAVQAQSWVLEELPGALSLKCCWTQAPREVLTLSSLDQGPPGDLGSRAKACLLGKISEEQSWRPWWADVIMENWSHRKPEPSKRNQEKRDQWELMEQGHQEQDLVDSFPAAGQRDRDGQGWPGYTWGKGGPDHQRPAVLEPGLPNGQKQPHSVVRARNTEGTRTPVAGGRPQVQGALAARGTLMVRVGGGWAALDEFLVKNDPVRAKGRTSQKIHERFLCWTPSVPAPEVITLRLWTSIRMGSSRPLSRKTGLPIGREHRDPSSYKVKPSEQPTEENRRRLQDPADRDKKQRQNSFRD; encoded by the exons ATGGGAAACCCCGCTTCGAGGCTTGGCTGCCTGGGGGCGAGGAGGAGCCGCTCACACACCGACCCGAGGACCCACACCAGCTCCAGGGCCCGAGGCGATCTCTCTCCAGCCGCAGCTCCTCAGGGCCCACTTCCACCAGGGATCCCCTGGGCCTGGTGGGGCTCCCGTGCTGTCCAGGTGACAGAGGTCACAGAGACAGTGGTGACAGAGACAGTGGTGACGGAGGCCGTGGAGAGGGGGCCCTGCAGGCAAAGACGGCAGCCGGCCCAG GCAACCCTAGCACCCCTGGACACGCTGTGCAGCTGGCTGGATGGCATGGAGGAACTGCAGGCCTCCCAGGGGCCCCTGGCTGCAGATGCCGCTTTGGCTGCTTCCCAGCTGCGGGAACAGGAG CTGCTCCTACGCCTGCTGAGGGAACGTGCACCGCGCATGGAGCCAAGATTACAAGAGGCCGGGAGCCCGGCAGAGCTGTGCGCGCAGTGGCACCGCCTGGTACAACAGGCAGAAACCAG GTGGAGACTCCTGGGGCAGCTCGTCCCAGCAGCACAGCGTTTTGAAACAGCCTGCAAGGCTCTGCTGGGGAAGCTGGGCCGGAGTGAACGGCTACTGGCTGGGCTGCAGCTAGGGCCCGAGTGCCCTGAGGAATCTTTGCAGCGCTTCCAG GAGGTGTGCGAAGGACTTGTGGTCTGTACCGAGGATCTGGAAAGGGTTTTGGAGACTGgacagaggctggcagagctCCTCACAA GTGACCAAGCTCAGCTGGTGCGACAGCAGCTGGATCAGTTCCAGGAGCGTGTGAGGTTGACCGAGTCACAAGTCGCCTGTGCCCAACAGAAGCTGTTGTATGCTCAAAGGACAGTGTCCTCCAAGTCCTCACCACCAGCCGTCTTGGAGGCCCAGCTTGAACTGGAGGGGTCTGCCTCGGCACATCCGGGCCTCAAGGATCAGAAGCAG CTGAGTGTCCAGCTGGCCCAGCTAGCGGAGCGGCTTGAACAGCTGGCACAGTGGGCAGAAGCTTCTAGTCACGCAGCAGCACCCATGGGGACCATCTGGGATCAGAGCCCCTCCTCAG CTGTGATTCAGGCAGACACGAAGCCCCTGGAGGGGCACTGGTTAGAGACTCAAGAGCAAGACACTGGGCTGAAGGCCATATGGGAGCCAGCTGTGCAGATTTTGTGTGGCCTCGCGGAGCAGGCAGCCATTGAGGAGCTGAGGCCGGAGGGTGACTGGAACCCAGCCTTGCAG CAAACCCTGGTGGTGTCATGGCCACGGAGAAGCGGAGACGCTGGCTATGGGAGCACCTGCCACTTGGGCCTGCTGATGGACCTGCTGGGCTGCCGGGCGGCCATGTCCAGCCCCTCCTGTGAGAG GATACATCCCCTGGGAGGGATGCTGCTGCTTGTGGGCCACCTTGTCGAGAAGCTGGTCTCGTGCTCCCGTAGGCTGAGCCAGGCTGAACCCTTGGGGGCCAAG GCGGTACAAGCCCAGAGCTGGGTGCTAGAGGAGCTGCCTGGGGCCCTGAGCCTGAAATGCTGCTGGACTCAAGCCCCAAGGGAGGTACTGACTCTGAGCAGTCTTGACCAGGGGCCGCCTGGGGATCTGGGGAGTAGAGCTAAGGCTTGCCTCCTGGGGAAGATTTCAGAAGAACAGAGCTGGAGGCCTTGGTGGGCAGATGTCATCATGGAGAACTGGAGTCATAGGAAGCCAGAGCCTAGCAAGAGGAACCAGGAGAAAAGGGACCAGTGGGAACTGATGGAACAGGGCCACCAGGAACAG GACCTTGTGGACAGTTTCCCGGCAGCTGGGCAGCGGGACAGGGATGGGCAAGGCTGGCCTGGCTATACCTGGGGGAAAGGTGGGCCTGACCACCAGCGCCCCGCCGTGTTGGAGCCAGGGCTCCCCAATGGCCAGAAGCAGCCACACAGCGTGGTCAGAGCCAGGAACACGGAAGGCACACGTACACCAGTGGCCGGAGGCAGGCCCCAGGTCCAAGGAGCCTTG GCGGCAAGAGGAACTCTGATGGTTCGTGTTGGAGGTGGCTGGGCAGCTCTGGATGAATTTTTGGTCAAAAATGACCCAGTCAGAG CCAAGGGGAGGACCAGCCAGAAGATCCACGAAAGATTCCTGTGCTGGACTCCTAGTGTGCCGGCCCCTGAAGTCATTACCCTGAGGCTCTGGACCTCCATCCGAATGGGCTCCAGCAGACCCCTGTCTCGGAAG ACAGGGCTGCCGATtggcagagaacacagagaccCCAGCTCCTACAAGGTCAAACCCTCGGAGCAGCCCACTGAGGAGAACCGGCGAAGACTCCAAGATCCCGCAGACAGGGACAAGAAACAGCGGCAGAACTCGTTCAGGGACTGA
- the LOC114694157 gene encoding uncharacterized protein LOC114694157 isoform X3 translates to MGNPASRLGCLGARRSRSHTDPRTHTSSRARGDLSPAAAPQGPLPPGIPWAWWGSRAVQVTEVTETVVTETVVTEAVERGPCRQRRQPAQATLAPLDTLCSWLDGMEELQASQGPLAADAALAASQLREQELLLRLLRERAPRMEPRLQEAGSPAELCAQWHRLVQQAETRWRLLGQLVPAAQRFETACKALLGKLGRSERLLAGLQLGPECPEESLQRFQEVCEGLVVCTEDLERVLETGQRLAELLTSDQAQLVRQQLDQFQERVRLTESQVACAQQKLLYAQRTVSSKSSPPAVLEAQLELEGSASAHPGLKDQKQLSVQLAQLAERLEQLAQWAEASSHAAAPMGTIWDQSPSSAVIQADTKPLEGHWLETQEQDTGLKAIWEPAVQILCGLAEQAAIEELRPEGDWNPALQDFLWGQQTLVVSWPRRSGDAGYGSTCHLGLLMDLLGCRAAMSSPSCERIHPLGGMLLLVGHLVEKLVSCSRRLSQAEPLGAKAVQAQSWVLEELPGALSLKCCWTQAPREVLTLSSLDQGPPGDLGSRAKACLLGKISEEQSWRPWWADVIMENWSHRKPEPSKRNQEKRDQWELMEQGHQEQDLVDSFPAAGQRDRDGQGWPGYTWGKGGPDHQRPAVLEPGLPNGQKQPHSVVRARNTEGTRTPVAGGRPQVQGALVSRCGKRNSDGSCWRWLGSSG, encoded by the exons ATGGGAAACCCCGCTTCGAGGCTTGGCTGCCTGGGGGCGAGGAGGAGCCGCTCACACACCGACCCGAGGACCCACACCAGCTCCAGGGCCCGAGGCGATCTCTCTCCAGCCGCAGCTCCTCAGGGCCCACTTCCACCAGGGATCCCCTGGGCCTGGTGGGGCTCCCGTGCTGTCCAGGTGACAGAGGTCACAGAGACAGTGGTGACAGAGACAGTGGTGACGGAGGCCGTGGAGAGGGGGCCCTGCAGGCAAAGACGGCAGCCGGCCCAG GCAACCCTAGCACCCCTGGACACGCTGTGCAGCTGGCTGGATGGCATGGAGGAACTGCAGGCCTCCCAGGGGCCCCTGGCTGCAGATGCCGCTTTGGCTGCTTCCCAGCTGCGGGAACAGGAG CTGCTCCTACGCCTGCTGAGGGAACGTGCACCGCGCATGGAGCCAAGATTACAAGAGGCCGGGAGCCCGGCAGAGCTGTGCGCGCAGTGGCACCGCCTGGTACAACAGGCAGAAACCAG GTGGAGACTCCTGGGGCAGCTCGTCCCAGCAGCACAGCGTTTTGAAACAGCCTGCAAGGCTCTGCTGGGGAAGCTGGGCCGGAGTGAACGGCTACTGGCTGGGCTGCAGCTAGGGCCCGAGTGCCCTGAGGAATCTTTGCAGCGCTTCCAG GAGGTGTGCGAAGGACTTGTGGTCTGTACCGAGGATCTGGAAAGGGTTTTGGAGACTGgacagaggctggcagagctCCTCACAA GTGACCAAGCTCAGCTGGTGCGACAGCAGCTGGATCAGTTCCAGGAGCGTGTGAGGTTGACCGAGTCACAAGTCGCCTGTGCCCAACAGAAGCTGTTGTATGCTCAAAGGACAGTGTCCTCCAAGTCCTCACCACCAGCCGTCTTGGAGGCCCAGCTTGAACTGGAGGGGTCTGCCTCGGCACATCCGGGCCTCAAGGATCAGAAGCAG CTGAGTGTCCAGCTGGCCCAGCTAGCGGAGCGGCTTGAACAGCTGGCACAGTGGGCAGAAGCTTCTAGTCACGCAGCAGCACCCATGGGGACCATCTGGGATCAGAGCCCCTCCTCAG CTGTGATTCAGGCAGACACGAAGCCCCTGGAGGGGCACTGGTTAGAGACTCAAGAGCAAGACACTGGGCTGAAGGCCATATGGGAGCCAGCTGTGCAGATTTTGTGTGGCCTCGCGGAGCAGGCAGCCATTGAGGAGCTGAGGCCGGAGGGTGACTGGAACCCAGCCTTGCAG GACTTCCTCTGGGGACAGCAAACCCTGGTGGTGTCATGGCCACGGAGAAGCGGAGACGCTGGCTATGGGAGCACCTGCCACTTGGGCCTGCTGATGGACCTGCTGGGCTGCCGGGCGGCCATGTCCAGCCCCTCCTGTGAGAG GATACATCCCCTGGGAGGGATGCTGCTGCTTGTGGGCCACCTTGTCGAGAAGCTGGTCTCGTGCTCCCGTAGGCTGAGCCAGGCTGAACCCTTGGGGGCCAAG GCGGTACAAGCCCAGAGCTGGGTGCTAGAGGAGCTGCCTGGGGCCCTGAGCCTGAAATGCTGCTGGACTCAAGCCCCAAGGGAGGTACTGACTCTGAGCAGTCTTGACCAGGGGCCGCCTGGGGATCTGGGGAGTAGAGCTAAGGCTTGCCTCCTGGGGAAGATTTCAGAAGAACAGAGCTGGAGGCCTTGGTGGGCAGATGTCATCATGGAGAACTGGAGTCATAGGAAGCCAGAGCCTAGCAAGAGGAACCAGGAGAAAAGGGACCAGTGGGAACTGATGGAACAGGGCCACCAGGAACAG GACCTTGTGGACAGTTTCCCGGCAGCTGGGCAGCGGGACAGGGATGGGCAAGGCTGGCCTGGCTATACCTGGGGGAAAGGTGGGCCTGACCACCAGCGCCCCGCCGTGTTGGAGCCAGGGCTCCCCAATGGCCAGAAGCAGCCACACAGCGTGGTCAGAGCCAGGAACACGGAAGGCACACGTACACCAGTGGCCGGAGGCAGGCCCCAGGTCCAAGGAGCCTTGGTGAGCAGGT GCGGCAAGAGGAACTCTGATGGTTCGTGTTGGAGGTGGCTGGGCAGCTCTGGATGA